A stretch of the Lactuca sativa cultivar Salinas chromosome 9, Lsat_Salinas_v11, whole genome shotgun sequence genome encodes the following:
- the LOC111915234 gene encoding uncharacterized protein LOC111915234 yields MEFLKSFDSDDDVEFVETFFNVVQHVHAEESSNVARTRTVVNRDRQAAHDLLVRDYFADNCLYNDDSFERRFHLNKAIFLRISNALESRYDFFKQKPDARGRMGFSSIQKCAAALRYLGYGIAFDASDEYLKISERTAVECVDWFSACVYEVFHKEYLRKPTQRDIERLYSAHEERHGFPGMLGSLDCTHVAWEKYPTAWRGQFTRGDIGEPTIILEAVASQDLWIWHAFFGVAGSNNDLNVLGQSPLFNDIWTGKAPYMTFTVNGHAYKYGYYLGDGIYPDYSTLMKAYSVPRNEKAKLFTKKQESARKDIERAFGVLKQTWHVVKYATRLWDKERIKRMVLACIIMHNMIIENEGRAICTYDPNDVVVPIEEFVPGTNAFLERVVEIHNSETCFNLREDVAEHLYPHSMNDD; encoded by the coding sequence ATggaatttttaaaaagttttgacTCGGATGACGACGTTGAATTCGTCGAGACATTCTTCAATGTTGTGCAACACGTTCACGCCGAAGAAAGTTCGAATGTAGCGCGTACAAGGACGGTCGTCAATCGTGATCGCCAAGCCGCACACGACTTATTGGTACGTGATTACTTTGCCGATAATTGTCTTTATAATGACGACTCGTTCGAACGTCGTTTTCATCTGAATAAGGCTATATTTTTACGTATTAGTAATGCTTTAGAATCTCGTTatgattttttcaaacaaaaacccgACGCTAGAGGAAGAATGGGTTTTAGTAGTATACAAAAATGTGCGGCTGCTCTTAGGTATTTGGGATACGGTATAGCATTTGATGCATCTGACGAATACTTGAAAATATCCGAGAGGACCGCGGTTGAATGTGTAGATTGGTTTTCTGCATGTGTTTATGAGGTTTTTCACAAAGAATATTTGCGTAAACCTACTCAACGTGATATTGAGAGATTATATTCGGCTCATGAAGAGAGGCATGGATTTCCCGGTATGCTTGGCAGTCTAGATTGTACGCATGTGGCTTGGGAAAAATATCCAACTGCATGGCGTGGTCAGTTCACTCGAGGAGATATAGGTGAACCAACTATCATCCTAGAAGCTGTTGCATCTCAAGATTTGTGGATATGGCATGCCTTTTTTGGAGTAGCGGGGTCCAACAACGACCTTAATGTTCTTGGTCAGTCTCCACTTTTCAACGATATTTGGACCGGCAAAGCACCTTATATGACGTTCACGGTAAACGGGCACGCGTACAAATATGGTTACTACCTTGGTGATGGGATATACCCGGATTATTCTACATTGATGAAGGCATACTCAGTTCCTCGAAATGAAAAAGCAAAATTGTTTACAAAAAAACAGGAATCAGCAAGAAAGGATATCGAGAGGGCATTTGGAGTCCTTAAGCAAACATGGCATGTAGTGAAATATGCTACACGACTTTGGGATAAAGAAAGAATTAAGCGAATGGTCCTAGCATGTATTAtaatgcataatatgattattgaaAATGAAGGTCGAGCGATTTGCACGTATGATCCGAACGAcgttgtcgttccaattgaggagTTCGTACCCGGAACGAATGCTTTTTTGGAGCGAGTTGTCGAAATCCATAACAGTGAAACGTGTTTCAATCTTCGAGAAGATGTCGCGGAACATTTGTACCCACATAGCATGAACGACGATTAg
- the LOC111918022 gene encoding uncharacterized protein LOC111918022 produces the protein MADTPSYFPSSSPSNACKCIQKVVNGGINFPSSFHSLDSTQSKRKRSFIDGYLDLQAASSLSLGLGCSITSGLTMFSGKETEENSSGNLDLTMNLNTQNVDQVKPSRIERTEVDLELSLAGGSIESDVTAVSQPSFPFMNTSSTMTSAGVQLVDEGSTSSKWKLPLLPPFLTKDPTPLLLNIQGYNGPNLVIHTASPSLDSVLPQQQNRRTGNVKDCRFTGCTRGARGASGFCISHGGGRRCQRGGCQKGAEGKTVFCKAHGGGRRCEFLGCTKSAEGRTDYCIGHGGGRRCSHEGCTHAARGKSGLCIRHGGGKRCKAEGCTKSAEGVTGLCISHGGGRRCQFPACSKGAQGSTMFCKAHGGGKRCTFLGCTKGAEGSTNFCKGHGGGKRCTFEGGCTKSVHGGTLFCVNHGGGKRCAVAECTKSARGRTSFCVRHGGGKRCKYEGCGKSAQGRTDFCKAHGGGRRCSWGQPEQSGGQTSTPCDKFARGKTGLCASHSQLVQDDRIPGLMVDQPQPVMAEYGGYVLPEGRVHGGSLMAMLRGCTGGQSEPGGSQPINGGRWL, from the coding sequence ATGGCTGACACCCCTTCATATTTTCCTTCCAGCTCGCCTTCAAACGCATGCAAATGTATTCAAAAAGTCGTTAATGGCGGAATTAATTTCCCCTCAAGCTTTCACTCACTGGACTCCACTCAAAGCAAGAGAAAACGTAGCTTCATTGACGGGTATTTGGATTTGCAAGCTGCGTCTTCCTTGTCTCTTGGGCTGGGTTGCTCTATAACCTCCGGTCTCACCATGTTTTCCGGCAAAGAAACTGAAGAAAATTCTTCCGGCAATCTTGATCTTACAATGAACCTCAACACACAGAACGTTGACCAAGTCAAACCATCAAGAATTGAAAGAACCGAAGTTGATCTTGAATTAAGTCTCGCAGGTGGTTCAATTGAATCTGATGTAACTGCTGTTAGTCAACCATCTTTTCCGTTCATGAATACTAGCAGCACCATGACCTCTGCCGGAGTTCAACTTGTTGATGAAGGCTCCACGTCATCCAAATGGAAATTACCTCTTTTGCCCCCGTTTCTTACTAAAGACCCTACACCGCTTCTTCTCAATATTCAAGGGTATAACGGTCCAAATTTAGTTATTCATACCGCATCACCTTCATTAGATTCTGTATTACCCCAACAACAAAATCGACGTACAGGTAACGTGAAAGACTGCCGGTTCACCGGATGCACACGTGGCGCAAGAGGAGCTTCCGGATTCTGCATCTCCCATGGCGGCGGCAGGCGGTGCCAGCGAGGCGGCTGTCAAAAAGGAGCCGAAGGTAAAACAGTGTTCTGTAAAGCCCACGGCGGTGGTCGCCGGTGCGAGTTTCTCGGCTGCACCAAAAGCGCCGAAGGCCGTACAGACTACTGTATCGGCCACGGTGGCGGCAGGCGATGCAGCCACGAAGGCTGCACCCATGCCGCCAGGGGAAAATCAGGGTTATGTATACGCCATGGTGGCGGGAAGCGGTGTAAAGCGGAAGGGTGTACGAAAAGCGCCGAGGGTGTTACCGGTCTGTGCATCTCCCATGGTGGTGGCCGGAGGTGCCAATTTCCGGCGTGCTCGAAAGGTGCTCAGGGGAGCACGATGTTTTGTAAAGCTCATGGTGGTGGGAAGCGGTGTACTTTTTTAGGGTGTACGAAAGGGGCGGAAGGTAGTACGAATTTTTGTAAAGGCCATGGTGGTGGGAAGCGGTGCACGTTTGAAGGCGGTTGTACGAAGAGTGTCCATGGTGGGACTCTTTTTTGTGTGAATCATGGTGGTGGAAAGCGGTGCGCAGTGGCTGAGTGTACAAAAAGTGCTAGAGGCCGGACTAGTTTTTGTGTTCGTCATGGTGGTGGCAAAAGATGTAAATATGAGGGGTGTGGGAAGAGCGCGCAAGGCCGAACGGATTTCTGTAAGGCACATGGCGGCGGAAGGCGGTGTTCGTGGGGCCAACCGGAACAATCCGGTGGTCAAACCTCAACTCCTTGTGACAAGTTTGCTAGAGGGAAAACCGGTCTTTGTGCTTCACATAGTCAGTTGGTTCAAGATGACCGGATTCCTGGACTCATGGTGGACCAACCTCAGCCGGTTATGGCGGAATACGGTGGCTACGTGCTACCAGAAGGCAGGGTTCATGGCGGCAGTTTGATGGCTATGCTTAGAGGATGCACCGGTGGCCAATCGGAACCGGGGGGAAGTCAGCCTATTAATGGTGGTAGGTGGTTGTAA